Within Lagopus muta isolate bLagMut1 chromosome 1, bLagMut1 primary, whole genome shotgun sequence, the genomic segment GCATCTGTAACCCACAGTTCTGGGAGTACCGACACTATCAGCCTATAGTATCTACAGACAGTGATGACAGTGAACCAGGATCTTCAACCACCCAGATTCACAGATGGATGTATTGACCTTGGCAAAGCTCCTTGTTTACATAAATACAGCAAGTTATGACTTGGAGGTGGCTAAAAGTAGGAGCGTCACCTGTCTTCTGTGTCTGTTCCAGGGGCTGGGCTATGGGTAGCCTAGGATTTCCAGCTTTTATGCATGAAGCTTCTGAGCCTTTCAGGAAAATGGTTCTTTTGTAAGCTAagacaaataaaaggaaaccaATTAAACTTagcttttcttgtgtttttcctttgaagtgcATCCAGTAAACCCAGCCTGGGCACATAcctgtattttctgttcctgaactgtatttttgttgttattcacttatttttcaACTCAATTTGCAAACtaaggaaagatttttcttgttttttgttttttgtttttttttttttctttttgaggcTGTACCACATTGCCAAATGAGGCTCTGAGCCTTTACTCTCACCTCAGCACCAGCATGGTAGAGGCAAGCATGCACCATTCATGTGCTCTGAGTAGATGTTGTGGTGTTGACTGTACCCTGTACACGTTGCACAGTTAAGTTGTGAAAAGCCAGTTCTGGCCACAAAGGTGATAGCCAAGCAGAGGTGGGCCACCAGCTAGCTTTCTCACAGGGCTTTATCCAGCAAGAACAGCTCTTTTGATCTCAGTGAgagatttattttgtaaagCCCTTTCGGAAGACCCCAGTGGAGCTGAGTACCTTGTTTCTTCTCCCAGCTTCCCAGCCTCTAGCACAGCACAACAGATGACCATGTTGTTCTCTGTTCACTTTCCAGGGTCTTGGCTCAGGGTAGCTGCCATGATTCACTGGAAGAAGTAtggttgtttttgtgtgtttttctgagTTAAATGAATTTTAGTTATAATGTTTTCAGCCAGCTCTGGAGCATCATCTGTGTGGTGTCACCTTGCCAAACTGCTGTAAATTGCAAACAAATGCTCTTGGATTATTTCTCTAGTATCCTAGCCTGACTCCTCTCCATCTTTGATCCTCCACTGACTGTGGAGATCCACTGAGGTAATGCAGAGAGACATCCAACTTTAGAAATGCCTTCAGtctggtttgtttttccagcatgGCTGGTTTGCCCAGCAAAGAGAAGCTATCCATCACTCTGCCAACAGATGTACTCACAgtgagataaagaaaaatgtgaaaaaatcaTGTGGGAAATACATGAGTGAGCATTTATAACTTTTGCCAGCAAGCACGCCTCTGGGTTGTCAGAGAATGctggtggtggagtcatcatccctggaggtgttgcagaactgtgtggatgtggcactgaggacatggttagtgggtaTGATGGGAATGGGCTGgcagttggactacatgatcctAGTGGTCATTCCAAATTTTAATTATTCTATCTGGCcaactgcagcagagctctcctCTTGGTACcatttcaaacattttgcatccttttttgcttctttctgagTACACTGGCATTATAAAGGTTTTcaaaaattctttgcttttgtgtggCTATTCCCTGTTCATTTATTCCAGTGAGATGAATTGGCCCTGATTGCTTTGCTGCCTGAACACGGTTTCTTCATAGTGCCTTCTGGTTTCCCTTGGCTGCTTTACTGACACTGATAATATAACATGAAAGAAGACTAGATGGGCTTTCACAAAGAAATCAGCTAAATAGCTATTAGAGGATTAAAAGCAATCCCATGGCCAGGATTACACATCTTTAAAATGCTGATAATATCAGGAGCAAATGGATTTGTAATTTAATGGTAGAAGACAGAAGACGACAGATGTGCACTTTTTCACATTTGATAGAAAGATTAAAGTCTGCATTTGGTGTGCAGGAGTTTGATAAAGCTGTAGCACGGTTGCTTAGGGATATTAGTGCTGACTTTCTTGTAAATGGTGATTGTGCCACATGGAGAGAATTCTTCCAATCaccatttttattaaaactttaATTCTCAGGGTGACAAGTTGGATCATTGTCTGCCTTCAAAGTCTGATAATGATAAACTTTAGAAGCTTTGAAGAAAAACTTTGCACAGAAACAGATTaagaaagcttttgaaatgtaGCATTCACTTGAAACTTTTGCTGACACAAATAAGAAGCACTGACCCACCCTTGGGAGATCTTTAGCTGACTTCTACTTCCTTGTGCTGAAAGCGTGTGAGAGGTTTGTATGCCTGCAGGAACTGTGAGAGATAAAGCATCCAGCTTTCCTGGGAGCTCAATCCATCACAtattttttgcacagaaataatttggTTTTCATCCAGAAATTcactttcctttaaaattaaatggaCTCTAGCTTTTGCACCTTCCGAACTGAGGTTGGATCAAGAGGTACTTTAAGGACATCTCCAGAGCTGTTAAAAGGAGTGAAACGTACACTCCAAAATACACATATGTGCATGTTTTTATTAATATGTAGGCTTTTTCATCCATCTCCTTGACTCGAGGTCCAGAGGTATTTCCAGaatgttatttcagaaatacagacatGGTTCTGAACAGAACATTAAGGACACACAAGAAATAAACCAGCCCCATCTAGATGTGCAGCTGATCAGCCTGCAACTCACATGGGAAGGGTCACCCTACAGCAGTGCAGATCAAGTGCAGGCCCAGAACCACAGAGGGGAGATGCTCTCTTGTGATGAGCCTCTCCTAGAGGCACATCCCAAGTGAGATGAAGCTGGCAAGGGGCAGATCCATGGCTCAGTCTGTCCAGCTGATCACTGTACCCGCTCTCCAGCATTTGAAACCACAGGATTACAACTCTTGGacgtgctgctgcaggactcaAACCTCCATGAGAAGCATCCGACACAAAAATGTATTAGGGGAGTTATCTGATGCCTCCCATCCAGACAGAAACAGGCATTCTGCTCATTTTGATTTCTAGTGGTTTGGATACTTACTCTCATTAAATGTGTGTTAAGTGCTTTCTGTCTTCAAAGAGCTTTACAAAGCATCTCACAGAATTTGTCTCAGGCACACTGAATACATGTTTTTCATAGATAAGAGAGATTTGATCTCTGCTTTAAGGGAGAAATGCAACCCAGGCTTACTCACAGAGTTACCACCAGTGCCACTCCATTTCCAAAAACATCTGGAAGCACTGAAGCACAAAGAGTTTGAGTCTATTGTCAGAACCCATACTGATGCATCCAAAAATCAGTGCCTAAGCTCTAGATCCTTAGCAAGAACTTTTCAGGTAACTGGGATTAAACATTTGGggtttggaaaacagaaacaaactaaATTAAAATTGTCAGAAAAGAGACCTGGCTACCACTTAAAGAATAAAGGACAAAGCTCGTGACTGCCATTGACATCTTTGAATGAATGATCTGTCAGAAGCCACTTGGACAACAtatttaggctttttttttcatatctgaGTTGAGTGCAATTTGCTTAAGTGTCTGCCTTTCAATATTATTGAGAAACATGTATGTGActtaagaagaaataattggGTTTAGAGCTGTAGCAATAGCTCAACCCAAGTACTTCCACTGCAAGTACTTGAAAGCAGGCATTCAGTAGCTAAAAGTGTACAGAGGTCCATAGCAGCGTGCTAGAAATCAGCACAGTAACTTTATATCTAATAAATCTTGCTAGATACCAACACTATAAACCTACTAACCATCCAGATGTAAAAATCTAGgttaaaaatttatttcataggTAGCATTTTGTGTGCATTTCCTACACATTTCCCATTTATTatccactggaaaaaaactaaaacaaaacccacagccTGGATgtattgcattttttatttaaatgaaatttatggACACATCTGAGGTATTTAATCAGTATGCATTCTCATTTACACACAAGTATTTTTTCAGGTGTTCAGTCAGCGCACTGCgaaggaaagacaaaatgatACAAAACCATTTCGCCAAAGTGAGgccaaaaaagcagaagtttggAAGGTCTTTGTGCCAGACTTATGAGTGAGAAGTTTACCTTGTATTCAGAATGGGATTCAAGCTCATAGCTAAATGTTAATTAAATCTGGCCGTGGAGAGAGGAAGATTTTTGAGCAATTTGGGGTAACATTCTCATTTTAAGCAGATATTGTCCAAAGGAAAGCTATTTCATATACTTTGAGATATCCATTTGAGAAGGTGTATTCTTTGACAAAGCAATGCAATATTCTGATCAAAAGGAGAAACACCTACACCTTCACACAGATGTAAGTTACCCCTTTTGTACATACCACTACATAACCGCTACAGGAACCTATTTCTAAGTTCTCACTGATGAAAAATACTCAGGCTTACTTTGCGTACAAACTCAATTTtgagtaaagaaagaaataggccggcaacatttttttcagtatcagAAGTAAAGCTGTGCCTTTTTAGGTGCAGTTTTACAAATCTCTGCTTACCACTTTCTAGAACACTTTAGAGTGAAACTGCCACACTTACTTCTCCTGAAAATCATCCCTCCCATGATCACCAAACAGCCGGAATCCAATGCATGAGTTGCTACTTTCGCTTTAGAagatgccattaaaaaaaaaaaatcagtcacaAGTTTGTAAAAATACTGTCCTTTCAGAAACAGGAGCATTTCTGGGAGTGTTCTAACAATTTTAGGGAAGGATGTGTTATCTAAATCTTACCTTTCCCAGTCGAAATGTTTGTAACCCAGGATATTCCAAGTTagcaagcaggaaaataaaacttagAGGAAgtgggagaaagggaaggaggattTCCTGAAATGGGTTTAtctggttttgttctcttcttgagtgaaaagcaaatgaaaatagaaCAAAAGCTGAATGAGAAGTAGAATGCAAAGAGTTGCTTCGGTTTTAACAATCCGAAGTTTAGTAACACATTTGGAACAACAGAAGCAAGGTCTGTGTGCTTACAGATCATCTTTAAGTTCTGTGCAGACAACACAGTTGTCctttgaaagaatgaaaataccTTTATCTTTTCTCctagctgttttcctttttcctggtATTCATCTTAATCCGCAGAAAAATCCCAGGGGATTTAGTTCTGGCTTTCAGAAGGTCTTGAAGGCTTCTTTCTCCAGGGGGCCAATTCCTAGCTACCCACCTCCTCGAATTCACTGTAGGGGGATGAGGCTGAGGAGGCTTTCGATTCTCCATCACTGTTGCACTCCCGCAGAGGACCGGGGCTGGGATCATCCAGGAGCTCCTTGGTGGCGAGCGTTTCCTTACTGCTAGACCCCAGGGGATAGCAGTCCAGCAAGCTCTGCAAGTGCTTGATGTAGCTTATGGCTGCTCTCAGGGTCTCCACTTTGCTGAGGCGCTTGTCAGCAAATTCCTTGGGCAGGTGCTCTCTCAGGCGTGTGTAGCCTTCGTTCACGCAGCGCACCCGctgtctttctctctcattCCTCTTCCGAATGAAGGCAGGCTCAAAGGAATAGTCATAGACGCCCACGTAGCCAGGGAATGGGACGTAGGAGATGCGACCTGCATGCCCACCATAGGCTCGCTCCCAGTACGACGGGTCTAGGTGGATGGGAACCCCAAAGGGTTCTCTTAGGGGAACCCCGTGGGGACGGATGTGGCTGTTAGCCAGGGGCATTGCTCCTGAAAATGCAATCCTGTTCAACAGTCCATCATCATCTTTATTGCTGGCCATGCTTTGTCTTTTCCCACCAGTGCGAAATCAGCTCCTGAATTTGGCTTCCAAATCGTGTATCAATCCAGGCAAGAAGGAAACATTTGTACAGGTACTCTGCCCCAGGGGTGGCAATTTTCTCCTGCAGAATGTAGAGACTCAGATCGCAAAGCACTGCTGATGACTCAGGAGGTCCACTGGTGCCTGGAAATCAGCTCTAAGCTGATTTTATAGATGCAGGATGCCAGCTAATTTATAGACAGGTTTTGAGGACCATCACTCCACACTTTTAaaccttccttttcctctgatCTTCATATTTCAAAAGATAATAAGAGGGTTCCTGTGcattccttttctcccttcttgaAATTATGACCATAGGAGTTAACGCCAAACGTAAATAATCTTCCAGGCTCTAAACACTTCTCATGTATTGTAATCCACAATATCATTTGATATAATTGTCTCCAAAAGCGGCGTAATTTGCAAAGTTTACAGGGATCTTCAAAGTTTTGGCAGAACTCCTCCCTTTCAGGAACCGAGGATCTTCTGTCATCTGAAAACTACCCAAAGGCTTTCCACAATGAAATCCAAAAGACAACTGCAAGCTTTGTTGTTTCGGCTGCTCTGGTCTAACTGAAACAGCTCTCAAGCAGTTTGCAAACTTATATGGCACATCTCTACCTTtctggagaagcagagaaatctTCAAAGGAAAGAGTGCTCTCTTGTGGTTGCAAGTCATGTCAGATCAAGAATGCATACGTGCGAACAATAAGAGGAAAACTGTTCTCTTCACCCGAAGAGAGGCTTTTTCAAGAAGTATGAATTTCACAAATTGAACACAAACATCTTCAAGAAAACCTGCAACATTTTGCTCATTTCTACTAATTGCAGAGATGTTCTGGTCATCATTATAATCACCTTCCTCAGGAATGAAATACAGAGGTTATGCCCTGATTGCCCAAGTGTAGTTGTTATCAGATGCTTACATCAATGCTGGCTTTCTAGATGCATCCTCCAGAGTACTTTAACTGGGGAGCTGAAAATCCCTCTCAGCTGTCCCAGACCTGTGCCACACCTACCAGTTCGCCTGCAG encodes:
- the ASCL4 gene encoding achaete-scute homolog 4; its protein translation is MASNKDDDGLLNRIAFSGAMPLANSHIRPHGVPLREPFGVPIHLDPSYWERAYGGHAGRISYVPFPGYVGVYDYSFEPAFIRKRNERERQRVRCVNEGYTRLREHLPKEFADKRLSKVETLRAAISYIKHLQSLLDCYPLGSSSKETLATKELLDDPSPGPLRECNSDGESKASSASSPYSEFEEVGS